The Acidimicrobiales bacterium nucleotide sequence CCCGGCGTCGAGGTGGTGGGTGTGGCCTCCGACGGGCGCGAAGCGGTCGAGCTGGCCCGGTCGCAGCGGCCCCACGTGCTGCTCATGGACATCCGCATGCCGGAGGTCGACGGCATCGAGGCGACCCGCCAGATCGCGGCGGATCCGGCGCTCGACGACGTCCGGGTGCTGATCCTCACGACCTTCGAGCTCGACGAGTACATCGTCGATGCCCTGCGCGCCGGCGCCAGCGGCTTCCTCCTCAAGGACATCGAGCCGGTCGAGCTGGTCCGGGCGGTCAAGGTCGTGGCGGCGGGGGAAGCGCTGCTGTC carries:
- a CDS encoding response regulator transcription factor, with protein sequence MIRVALAEDQALVRAGFRVLFDAEPGVEVVGVASDGREAVELARSQRPHVLLMDIRMPEVDGIEATRQIAADPALDDVRVLILTTFELDEYIVDALRAGASGFLLKDIEPVELVRAVKVVAAGEALLS